The proteins below come from a single Microbacterium sp. SLBN-154 genomic window:
- a CDS encoding zeta toxin family protein yields the protein MSGINPVPLIFAGTEPSPTPELMLVVGQPGAGAQSLVHALPSEHAPSFASVAAEDFAAFHPDFLELATWRPLDAPAAMAPRVAEWIGATLDYARTTRRSLQFTTSASTPAPAIATAAAFKTDGFSTHLVIVATPRHESLLATASRFLNARRLRLPARFTDRAAHDRGFAGTQALARAAEDAADLDRVTVLDQTGRRLFDATHQDRLAGVAEAIEVAHAAPVSVLEGARWFGELRAITDFAKRARELAPPVTEVLIELHELALTEVLPRMPVPPDSSFAVDQVMRLRSEIDALSRELPESARSIGPIEEAGPVVSPAPSRGGPSL from the coding sequence ATGAGCGGCATCAACCCGGTCCCGCTGATCTTCGCCGGTACCGAACCGAGCCCCACGCCGGAGCTCATGCTCGTCGTTGGACAACCGGGCGCGGGAGCACAGAGTCTGGTTCACGCCCTACCAAGCGAGCACGCCCCCAGTTTTGCCAGCGTCGCCGCCGAGGACTTTGCCGCGTTCCATCCGGACTTTCTCGAGCTCGCCACTTGGCGCCCACTGGACGCCCCTGCGGCTATGGCCCCGCGAGTGGCTGAGTGGATCGGCGCGACCCTCGACTACGCGCGCACTACCCGGCGGTCGCTGCAGTTCACAACGAGCGCGAGCACCCCGGCGCCTGCGATCGCCACGGCCGCGGCTTTCAAGACGGACGGGTTCTCAACGCACCTTGTGATTGTCGCCACTCCACGTCACGAAAGTCTGTTGGCAACAGCCTCCCGCTTCCTGAACGCTCGCCGTCTGCGACTACCGGCCCGGTTCACGGATCGCGCCGCGCATGACCGCGGCTTCGCCGGCACCCAAGCGCTTGCCCGGGCAGCCGAGGATGCGGCTGACCTGGACCGAGTGACTGTGCTCGATCAGACCGGCCGGCGACTATTCGATGCCACCCACCAGGATCGGTTGGCCGGCGTCGCCGAGGCGATCGAGGTGGCACACGCTGCACCAGTTTCGGTCCTCGAGGGTGCCCGATGGTTCGGGGAGCTACGCGCGATTACCGACTTCGCGAAACGCGCGCGTGAACTCGCGCCACCCGTAACTGAAGTGCTCATCGAGCTGCACGAGCTCGCGCTGACGGAGGTTCTACCGCGGATGCCTGTGCCACCCGATTCGTCTTTTGCGGTCGACCAGGTGATGCGTTTGCGGTCTGAGATCGACGCGCTCTCGCGCGAGCTACCAGAATCCGCTCGGTCGATTGGGCCGATCGAAGAAGCCGGGCCAGTGGTGTCGCCCGCACCGTCACGTGGTGGGCCGTCGCTGTAG